A stretch of Anaerobiospirillum thomasii DNA encodes these proteins:
- the aroC gene encoding chorismate synthase — translation MAGNTFGTNFKVTTCGESHGKALMAIVDGTPPLIEISEDLIQKDLNRRRPGSTQYGTPRNEPDQVRIVSGVFEGRTTGTPIGLIIENTSQRSQDYGEIKNSFRPGHADYTYETKYGIRDYRGGGRASARETAMRVAAGAIAKKVLSDLFDVTIQGAVTAIGPVKAQSIDFNYAAQNAFNFADAQCIGQLETYFDDLMARHDSCGAVVELVARNVPQGLGEPVFDRLDATIAHAMMSINAVKGVEIGDGFALASMEGSLARDEITPEGFISNHQGGILGGISTGQDICVRMALKPTSSILVPGRSIDKEGRAISIVTKGRHDPCVGIRAVPIAEAMLAICLLDALLSFKGQCFNVVNSSYRLP, via the coding sequence GTGGCAGGAAATACATTTGGTACCAATTTTAAGGTTACAACCTGCGGTGAGAGTCATGGTAAGGCTTTAATGGCCATAGTTGACGGTACACCGCCTTTAATTGAGATTAGTGAGGATCTTATACAAAAGGATCTCAACAGACGTCGTCCAGGCTCTACTCAATATGGCACGCCACGCAATGAGCCAGATCAGGTTCGCATTGTCTCTGGTGTGTTTGAGGGCAGAACCACAGGTACGCCTATAGGTCTTATTATTGAAAATACCTCACAGCGCAGTCAGGATTATGGCGAGATTAAAAATTCATTTCGCCCAGGGCATGCTGATTATACCTATGAGACCAAATACGGCATACGCGACTACAGAGGCGGCGGCAGAGCCTCGGCCCGTGAAACTGCTATGCGTGTGGCAGCAGGCGCCATTGCCAAAAAGGTACTCTCCGATCTTTTTGATGTAACTATACAGGGTGCTGTGACAGCCATAGGTCCAGTAAAGGCTCAAAGCATTGATTTTAACTATGCTGCACAAAATGCCTTTAACTTTGCAGATGCGCAGTGTATAGGGCAGCTTGAGACTTATTTTGATGATTTAATGGCACGTCATGACTCATGCGGAGCCGTAGTTGAGCTTGTGGCCAGAAATGTGCCGCAGGGCCTTGGTGAGCCTGTATTTGATCGTCTTGATGCCACCATTGCTCATGCCATGATGAGTATCAATGCTGTAAAGGGCGTGGAGATAGGCGATGGCTTTGCTCTAGCCTCCATGGAGGGCAGCCTGGCGCGTGATGAGATAACCCCAGAGGGCTTTATCTCCAATCATCAGGGTGGCATTTTAGGCGGTATCAGTACAGGGCAGGATATTTGTGTGCGCATGGCTTTAAAGCCAACATCAAGCATATTAGTGCCAGGACGCTCCATTGACAAGGAAGGCAGAGCCATATCCATTGTAACTAAAGGACGTCATGATCCATGTGTTGGTATAAGAGCTGTGCCAATTGCCGAGGCCATGCTTGCTATCTGTCTTTTAGATGCGCTCTTGTCCTTTAAAGGTCAGTGTTTTAATGTTGTAAACAGCAGCTACAGGCTGCCATAG
- the sixA gene encoding phosphohistidine phosphatase SixA — MHIIIMRHGAATFLGADRILTPEGIDEAHSTALKLTSVYDINRIVTSPKTRAFDTAKIVLEHIHNDVPFEELKDLTPSGNASAVIDYIMAISQADDTVLLVSHIPQVENLACELLKNSNFPPFVTASALIVKIEHDKAHLVSFLSPSSEIIYT, encoded by the coding sequence ATGCACATAATTATAATGCGTCATGGGGCCGCCACCTTTTTGGGCGCCGACAGAATACTCACTCCTGAAGGCATTGACGAGGCTCACTCCACAGCGCTCAAGCTTACCTCTGTCTATGATATAAACCGTATTGTAACCTCACCTAAAACCAGAGCCTTTGATACTGCAAAAATAGTACTAGAACATATACATAATGATGTGCCATTTGAAGAGCTCAAAGATCTGACCCCATCTGGCAATGCATCTGCGGTAATTGATTATATTATGGCCATAAGCCAAGCAGATGATACTGTGCTTTTGGTTTCACATATACCTCAGGTTGAAAATTTAGCCTGCGAGCTTTTAAAAAACAGTAATTTTCCGCCTTTTGTTACAGCCTCGGCATTAATTGTAAAAATAGAGCATGATAAAGCACATCTCGTGTCATTTTTAAGCCCAAGCAGTGAAATTATATACACCTAG
- the prmB gene encoding 50S ribosomal protein L3 N(5)-glutamine methyltransferase, whose translation MTVQDAVRYIVSCFSSHQIYVGHGTESYWDEALEIVQAVMHLQPPCDESTLSSALTLKERELIAKIVQCRIFSRVPTPYLTHRAFFCNHEFYVDRRVIVPRSPIAELIESGFDPYVDRIPERVLDMCTGSGCIAIAIALHFNGECEVDAVDLSEEALDVCRLNIEGYELESVVTPIQSDLFENLPEGDKYDLIVANPPYVDLEDLESMPPEYHQEPSLALGSGDDGLDCARIILARAADYLTDDGILVMEVGNSEVHLIKAFPQVPFHFIDLKKGGCGVFVLTCDQLKAYADVFKAGV comes from the coding sequence ATGACAGTACAGGATGCTGTACGTTATATAGTATCGTGCTTTTCATCCCATCAGATTTATGTAGGCCATGGTACCGAGAGCTACTGGGATGAGGCTTTAGAGATTGTGCAGGCTGTGATGCATCTGCAGCCGCCATGTGATGAGAGCACTTTAAGCTCAGCTTTAACGCTAAAGGAGCGTGAACTTATTGCCAAGATTGTACAGTGCCGTATTTTCTCACGCGTGCCAACTCCATATCTGACTCACCGCGCCTTTTTCTGTAATCATGAATTTTATGTCGACAGACGCGTTATTGTGCCAAGATCGCCAATTGCCGAGCTCATAGAAAGCGGCTTTGATCCATATGTTGACAGAATTCCTGAGCGAGTTTTAGATATGTGCACAGGCTCTGGCTGTATAGCTATTGCCATTGCTCTGCACTTTAACGGCGAGTGTGAGGTTGATGCTGTGGATTTGAGCGAGGAGGCACTTGATGTCTGCCGCCTTAATATTGAAGGCTATGAGCTTGAGAGCGTAGTAACTCCTATTCAGAGCGATCTGTTTGAAAATCTGCCAGAAGGCGATAAGTACGATCTTATTGTGGCCAATCCTCCTTATGTTGATCTTGAGGATCTTGAGTCTATGCCACCTGAGTATCATCAGGAGCCGTCTCTTGCCTTAGGCTCTGGTGATGACGGTCTTGACTGTGCCAGAATCATTCTTGCAAGGGCAGCTGACTATCTTACAGACGATGGTATTTTAGTTATGGAGGTTGGTAATTCCGAGGTGCATTTAATCAAAGCCTTCCCTCAGGTGCCATTCCACTTTATCGATCTTAAAAAGGGAGGCTGCGGAGTCTTTGTTCTAACCTGTGATCAGCTAAAGGCCTATGCCGATGTCTTTAAGGCAGGGGTATAA
- the rpsA gene encoding 30S ribosomal protein S1: MESFAQLFEEFSSVETRPGSIVKAVVVGIDNGYVLVDAGLKSEASIPVDQFLDAQGQIEVKVGDEVDVALDQFESGDGETILSRDKAKRNEAWAKLEEAFKNSDPVMGLIDGKVKGGFTVQLGGIRAFLPGSLVDVRPVRETTHLEGKELQFKVIKLDQKRNNVVVSRRAVIESENSTERESVLATLQEGQEVKGIVKNLTDYGAFVDLGGVDGLLHITDMAWKRVKHPSEIVTVGDEIDVKVLKFDRERQRVSLGLKQLGEDPWANIATRFPVGTNIEGKVTNLTDYGCFVEIQEGVEGLVHVSEMDWTNKNIHPSKVVSVGDSVTVKVLEIDEERRRISLGLKQCKPNPWLEFAESHSKGEKVTGKIKSITDFGIFIGLDGGIDGLVHLSDISWQQPGEEAVRDFKKGDEITAIVLQVDPERERISLGLKQISEDPFSDYLSTNQKGALVKGVVESVDARGATITLAEGVTGYIRAQDASRERVEDASTVLKVGDEVEAKLINVDRKTRNISLSIRAKDEAEEKEALESLKEQSKGTEAQSAMAAAFEAARKGE; encoded by the coding sequence AGAGGCTTCAATTCCTGTAGATCAGTTCCTTGATGCTCAGGGCCAGATTGAAGTTAAAGTCGGCGATGAAGTAGATGTTGCCTTAGATCAGTTCGAGTCAGGTGATGGCGAGACCATCCTGTCACGTGACAAAGCCAAGCGCAACGAAGCCTGGGCCAAGCTTGAAGAGGCCTTTAAGAACAGCGATCCAGTTATGGGTCTTATCGACGGCAAAGTCAAGGGTGGCTTTACTGTTCAGTTAGGCGGCATCCGCGCCTTCCTGCCAGGTTCACTTGTTGACGTTCGTCCTGTTCGCGAGACAACTCACCTTGAGGGTAAAGAGCTTCAGTTTAAGGTAATCAAACTTGACCAGAAGCGCAACAACGTAGTTGTATCACGTCGTGCTGTTATTGAGTCAGAGAACTCAACAGAGCGCGAGTCAGTACTGGCCACTCTGCAGGAAGGTCAGGAAGTCAAGGGTATCGTTAAGAACCTTACTGACTATGGTGCATTCGTTGATCTTGGTGGTGTTGATGGTCTTCTCCACATTACCGATATGGCCTGGAAGCGCGTCAAGCACCCAAGCGAGATCGTAACTGTAGGTGACGAGATCGATGTTAAAGTCTTAAAGTTTGACCGTGAGCGTCAGCGCGTATCATTAGGCTTAAAGCAGCTTGGTGAGGATCCATGGGCCAATATCGCCACCCGCTTCCCAGTTGGCACCAACATCGAAGGCAAGGTAACCAATCTTACCGATTATGGCTGCTTTGTTGAGATCCAGGAAGGTGTTGAGGGTCTGGTACACGTATCTGAGATGGATTGGACCAACAAGAACATCCACCCATCTAAGGTTGTATCAGTAGGTGACAGCGTAACTGTTAAGGTTCTTGAGATTGACGAGGAGCGTCGTCGTATTTCTTTAGGCCTCAAGCAGTGCAAGCCAAATCCATGGCTTGAGTTTGCAGAGTCACACTCAAAGGGCGAGAAGGTAACCGGCAAGATCAAGTCAATCACTGACTTTGGTATCTTCATCGGCTTAGATGGCGGTATCGACGGTTTAGTTCACCTGTCAGACATTTCATGGCAGCAGCCTGGCGAAGAAGCCGTTCGCGACTTCAAGAAGGGCGATGAAATCACTGCTATCGTTCTGCAGGTAGACCCAGAGCGTGAGCGCATTTCATTAGGCTTAAAGCAGATCTCAGAAGATCCGTTCAGTGATTACCTTTCAACCAATCAGAAGGGTGCTCTGGTCAAGGGTGTAGTTGAGTCTGTTGACGCCCGCGGCGCCACCATCACCTTAGCAGAGGGTGTAACTGGCTATATCCGTGCTCAGGACGCTTCACGTGAGCGTGTTGAGGATGCCAGCACTGTGCTCAAGGTAGGTGACGAGGTTGAGGCTAAGCTTATCAACGTTGATCGCAAGACCCGTAACATCAGCCTTTCAATTCGTGCCAAGGATGAGGCTGAGGAGAAAGAGGCTTTAGAGAGCTTAAAAGAGCAGTCAAAGGGCACTGAGGCTCAGTCAGCTATGGCTGCAGCTTTCGAGGCTGCCCGTAAAGGCGAATAA
- a CDS encoding H-NS family nucleoid-associated regulatory protein, producing MPMSLRALKNARNLQAALRGATIEDIDSIIAKLQEIRSVIEEAELEESIKEAERKEKLEQALEYLQVNNISVDDLVASKSLNKHQKLKFKPKYKYTDLDGVERTWTGQGKLPTHLRNLLEQTGKSKEDFRIDD from the coding sequence ATGCCAATGTCACTTAGGGCCTTGAAAAATGCCCGTAATCTGCAGGCTGCCCTGCGAGGTGCCACAATAGAGGATATTGATTCTATTATTGCCAAGCTACAGGAAATTCGCAGTGTAATTGAAGAGGCTGAGCTTGAGGAATCAATAAAAGAGGCAGAGCGCAAGGAGAAATTAGAGCAGGCTCTTGAGTATTTACAGGTTAACAATATTAGTGTTGATGATCTTGTAGCTTCAAAGTCATTAAACAAGCATCAGAAATTAAAGTTCAAACCTAAATATAAATATACTGATCTTGACGGTGTTGAGAGAACCTGGACCGGTCAGGGCAAGTTGCCTACCCATCTGCGCAACCTGCTTGAGCAGACAGGCAAGAGCAAAGAAGATTTCCGTATTGATGATTAA
- a CDS encoding nitroreductase family protein, with the protein MNAVETILNHQSVRNFTGQSLTDEQVKTLSEVVARTSSSCFFQTVRVIRITDREKLERIAELSGDQEHIARCAEFWMFCIDLTLLMQQNELKAPFPFRFFYSGMNDTSLTCQNVLTAAESMGLGGTIIGGFKPGIVEISKMLNLPFGVAPCLGLILGVPDVNYLEQQKPRLPLDYLIFENTYKDVVTKEGIDEYNATLREYYENRKYNRRSIDWSSACSAMLGNTAAKPSLNPIIEYFKGQGFSFD; encoded by the coding sequence ATGAATGCTGTTGAAACTATTTTAAATCATCAGTCAGTACGCAACTTTACAGGTCAGAGCCTTACAGATGAGCAGGTTAAAACTCTTTCAGAGGTTGTGGCAAGAACTTCAAGCTCCTGCTTTTTCCAGACTGTAAGAGTTATAAGAATTACTGATAGGGAAAAACTTGAGCGCATAGCTGAGCTCTCTGGCGATCAGGAGCATATTGCCAGATGCGCCGAGTTCTGGATGTTCTGTATCGATCTGACACTGCTTATGCAGCAAAATGAGCTTAAAGCTCCTTTTCCATTCAGATTTTTCTACTCAGGCATGAATGATACCTCACTTACCTGTCAGAATGTACTGACAGCAGCTGAGAGCATGGGTCTTGGCGGTACCATTATAGGCGGCTTCAAGCCAGGTATTGTTGAGATCTCAAAGATGCTAAATCTGCCTTTTGGTGTGGCCCCATGTTTAGGTCTTATCCTTGGTGTGCCAGATGTCAATTATCTTGAGCAGCAGAAACCTCGTCTACCTCTTGACTATCTTATCTTTGAGAACACCTATAAAGATGTAGTCACCAAAGAGGGTATTGATGAGTATAATGCCACTTTAAGAGAATATTATGAAAACAGAAAGTACAATAGACGCTCAATTGACTGGAGCAGTGCCTGCTCTGCAATGCTTGGCAATACAGCAGCAAAGCCTTCACTAAATCCAATTATTGAGTATTTTAAAGGTCAGGGTTTTTCTTTTGACTAA
- the rluB gene encoding 23S rRNA pseudouridine(2605) synthase RluB — protein sequence MTEKLQKVLARLGVGSRRELDALIAQGRVEVNGKVATVGERVEDDITVKIDGRVVATPLSSNPKCRVLMYYKPEGELTTISDPEGRPTVFDHIPKPDTGRWIYVGRLDLNTSGLLLFTTDGELANALMHPKNAIERVYAARIYGDVSDEQISALLTGVKLKDGMAKFDKVSFQGGDGRNAWYHVSLKEGRNREVRRLWEGVGLKVSRLIRIKYAGLALDETLKTGQYRELTLSEINNIRALSGLKSLSDSQIARTPLALKSQHKKGPKMGSAAARPKGRAARDLRSDDRALRRSDAKDALRSRGRDDKKRTYGRSDDRRSVRFAKDADSYESSFSLRRSSAGKGKQDGYRMDRGSSRHDERRSGSYGSKDGGLNFKVVRSQRSDSSSYKHKDSQSRHYSEKNESRTMRRDSSHGGKKIIARRGRDWS from the coding sequence GTGACCGAAAAACTGCAGAAGGTCCTGGCTAGGCTGGGAGTAGGATCACGTCGAGAATTAGACGCATTAATTGCCCAGGGCAGAGTTGAAGTAAACGGTAAAGTTGCTACAGTAGGCGAAAGAGTTGAAGATGACATTACTGTAAAAATAGATGGAAGAGTTGTTGCTACACCTTTATCTTCAAATCCAAAGTGCAGAGTTCTGATGTATTACAAGCCAGAGGGCGAGCTTACCACTATAAGCGATCCTGAAGGCCGTCCTACAGTGTTTGATCATATTCCAAAGCCAGATACAGGACGCTGGATCTATGTGGGTCGTCTTGATTTAAATACCTCAGGTCTTCTGCTCTTTACCACAGACGGTGAGCTTGCCAATGCGCTTATGCATCCTAAAAATGCCATTGAGCGTGTGTATGCGGCCCGTATCTATGGTGATGTAAGTGATGAGCAGATTTCAGCTTTGCTAACTGGCGTAAAATTAAAAGATGGCATGGCCAAGTTTGATAAAGTGTCCTTTCAGGGCGGTGATGGCCGCAATGCCTGGTATCATGTCAGCCTCAAAGAGGGCAGAAACCGTGAGGTAAGACGTCTGTGGGAAGGCGTGGGTCTTAAGGTTAGCCGTCTGATTCGTATCAAATATGCAGGACTTGCGCTTGATGAGACTTTAAAGACAGGTCAGTACCGTGAGCTTACCCTCTCTGAGATTAATAATATACGAGCCCTCTCAGGGCTTAAGTCACTATCTGACTCTCAGATTGCAAGAACTCCTCTTGCTTTAAAATCTCAGCACAAAAAAGGTCCTAAGATGGGATCGGCCGCTGCCCGACCTAAAGGCAGAGCTGCAAGAGATTTAAGATCAGATGATAGAGCACTCAGACGCTCTGATGCCAAAGATGCACTGCGCTCAAGAGGACGTGATGATAAAAAGAGAACCTATGGCAGATCGGATGACAGACGCTCTGTACGTTTTGCCAAAGATGCAGACTCTTATGAAAGCTCCTTTAGTCTAAGACGCTCATCAGCAGGCAAAGGCAAACAAGACGGCTATAGAATGGATAGGGGCTCATCCCGTCACGATGAGAGACGTTCTGGCTCATATGGCAGCAAAGATGGGGGCCTTAATTTTAAAGTTGTAAGATCGCAAAGATCTGATAGCAGCTCCTATAAGCACAAAGACTCTCAAAGCCGTCATTATTCAGAAAAAAATGAGTCACGTACTATGCGCAGGGACAGCAGCCATGGCGGCAAAAAAATAATTGCAAGGCGCGGCCGCGACTGGTCATAG
- a CDS encoding 5-formyltetrahydrofolate cyclo-ligase, which yields MSDFIKDQRAQLRSLMKQKRHELDTYSLYSSSSVIFNTIASHPFLSQKRIIGSYSSFKNEIDMQNINAHLKALGHEVYLPVINSKIKGHMDFYSYDEHNLVVNSFGIKEPAALTQNKADTAKLEILLVPMLAFDLKGNRLGMGGGYYDRMLKRVSSDCLVIGIAHEFQKLQYIPVQSWDMPLDEAITEKEHYIFIKKY from the coding sequence ATGTCAGATTTTATCAAAGACCAAAGAGCACAGCTGCGCTCTTTAATGAAACAAAAGCGTCACGAGCTTGATACATACAGTCTTTACTCAAGCTCATCTGTAATATTCAACACCATAGCCTCCCACCCTTTTTTATCACAAAAAAGGATTATAGGCTCCTATAGCTCCTTTAAAAATGAAATTGATATGCAAAATATCAATGCCCATCTAAAGGCTTTAGGGCATGAAGTCTATCTGCCTGTAATTAACAGCAAGATTAAAGGTCATATGGATTTTTACAGCTATGATGAGCATAACCTTGTTGTAAACAGCTTTGGTATAAAAGAGCCTGCTGCGCTTACACAGAATAAGGCAGATACAGCAAAACTTGAGATTTTGCTTGTACCTATGCTGGCCTTTGATTTAAAGGGCAACCGTCTTGGTATGGGCGGCGGCTATTATGACAGAATGTTAAAGCGTGTCTCATCTGACTGTCTTGTCATAGGTATTGCCCATGAATTTCAAAAGCTTCAGTATATTCCGGTGCAAAGCTGGGATATGCCACTTGATGAGGCTATAACAGAAAAAGAGCATTATATTTTTATAAAAAAATACTGA
- the pyrF gene encoding orotidine-5'-phosphate decarboxylase, whose protein sequence is MIDPKVIVALDYASAADAFNFVDKIDSSLCNLKVGKELFTIAGPDFVKELVKRNFRVFLDLKFHDIPNTVLKACEAASDLGVWLVDVHTTGGSVMMEMAARALKANNSATKIIGVTVLTSMDEAGLKEIGIDISPKEQVLRLAALAKNSGLDGVVASAQESSIIRRSCGDDFLIVTPGIRPAGSDIGDQSRIMTPAQAIEAGSDYLVIGRPITKALDPVQALTEINQQIQKAG, encoded by the coding sequence ATGATAGATCCTAAGGTTATTGTGGCTCTTGACTATGCAAGTGCCGCTGATGCTTTTAATTTTGTGGATAAAATTGACAGCTCACTGTGTAATTTAAAGGTAGGCAAGGAGCTCTTTACCATTGCAGGACCTGACTTTGTCAAAGAGCTTGTCAAAAGAAATTTTCGTGTATTTTTAGACTTAAAGTTTCATGATATTCCAAATACAGTGTTAAAGGCCTGTGAGGCAGCATCTGATCTTGGTGTATGGCTTGTAGATGTACATACCACAGGAGGCTCTGTGATGATGGAGATGGCAGCTAGGGCTCTTAAGGCCAACAACAGTGCTACTAAAATCATTGGCGTTACTGTACTTACCTCCATGGATGAGGCAGGCCTTAAAGAGATTGGCATCGATATAAGTCCAAAAGAGCAGGTGTTAAGACTTGCAGCTCTTGCAAAAAACAGCGGTCTTGATGGTGTAGTGGCCTCAGCACAGGAGAGTTCAATCATACGTCGAAGCTGCGGTGATGACTTTTTAATTGTAACACCTGGTATTCGCCCTGCAGGCAGTGATATTGGCGATCAGAGCCGCATTATGACACCAGCACAGGCTATTGAGGCCGGATCTGATTATCTGGTTATTGGCAGGCCTATAACCAAGGCTTTAGATCCTGTACAGGCATTAACTGAGATTAATCAACAGATTCAAAAGGCTGGTTAA
- a CDS encoding lipopolysaccharide assembly protein LapA domain-containing protein encodes MLKFSLYIVIFAVVFFWGLAVGSANGTVVSFDFLFLKTDLSVSAVFAVGIGVGILLGIYASLLFCLRVWRNAHQVKSEFKRYKKSEHKQLKTEQNAKGAD; translated from the coding sequence ATGCTTAAGTTTTCTCTTTATATAGTTATTTTTGCTGTTGTTTTCTTCTGGGGCCTGGCTGTAGGCTCAGCCAACGGCACTGTAGTTTCATTTGATTTTCTGTTTTTAAAGACCGATCTGTCAGTATCTGCAGTATTTGCTGTAGGTATTGGTGTTGGTATACTTCTAGGTATTTACGCCTCCTTACTTTTCTGCCTTAGAGTATGGCGCAATGCTCATCAGGTAAAGAGTGAGTTCAAGCGTTACAAGAAAAGCGAGCATAAGCAGTTAAAGACCGAGCAGAACGCCAAGGGCGCTGACTAA
- a CDS encoding cell division protein ZapA produces the protein MSEAGPSQSDINISFTILGENFSVRCRKDQEEALESAIQKVQDLCAKILRDNPNLTPQQGAILCALEAQSKLMAIAQGHTPFAMQAQSTLNRVYGNLNEISRCIEKIHNR, from the coding sequence ATGTCAGAGGCAGGTCCATCACAATCTGATATAAACATTTCTTTTACCATTTTAGGTGAGAATTTTTCCGTACGCTGTCGTAAAGATCAAGAAGAGGCACTTGAAAGTGCCATTCAGAAAGTTCAGGATCTGTGTGCAAAAATACTAAGAGACAATCCCAATCTGACCCCGCAGCAGGGTGCCATACTCTGTGCCCTTGAGGCTCAGTCAAAACTTATGGCCATAGCACAGGGCCACACTCCCTTTGCCATGCAGGCTCAATCTACACTAAATCGTGTCTATGGCAATTTAAATGAAATAAGCCGCTGTATTGAAAAAATACATAACAGATAA
- a CDS encoding DUF1107 family protein: protein MRHFKFYSPVHIAKHVRAFFSGVFTIQGIGTFRFEFGRVIVEKSQELTLKQVAREINALLQAQKQ from the coding sequence ATGCGACATTTCAAATTCTATTCACCTGTGCATATAGCAAAACATGTCAGAGCTTTTTTCTCTGGCGTCTTTACTATTCAGGGTATAGGTACGTTTAGATTTGAGTTTGGCAGAGTCATTGTTGAAAAAAGCCAGGAGCTGACATTAAAGCAGGTAGCCAGGGAAATTAATGCACTGCTGCAGGCACAAAAACAGTGA
- a CDS encoding HU family DNA-binding protein: protein MTRADLINTLVAKYSELPPALVDDVVRELFEQMIKSLASSQRIEIRGFGSFEVRVRAPRVAHNPKTGQKVEVGERRVVHFKPGVDLKEKVNSLKDKDLVED from the coding sequence ATGACTCGTGCCGATTTAATAAACACTTTAGTAGCTAAATACTCAGAACTGCCACCTGCCCTGGTTGATGATGTCGTCAGAGAGCTGTTTGAGCAGATGATCAAATCTCTGGCCTCCTCTCAGAGAATTGAAATTAGAGGTTTTGGCAGCTTTGAAGTCAGAGTCAGAGCTCCGCGCGTGGCTCACAATCCAAAGACAGGTCAAAAGGTTGAAGTAGGAGAGAGACGAGTGGTGCATTTTAAACCTGGAGTTGATCTTAAAGAAAAGGTAAACTCATTAAAAGACAAGGATTTAGTTGAAGATTAA